A single genomic interval of Hydractinia symbiolongicarpus strain clone_291-10 chromosome 8, HSymV2.1, whole genome shotgun sequence harbors:
- the LOC130654883 gene encoding retinol dehydrogenase 11-like, protein MDTCCIWTYVGIAALCLILYALRKYFLGPKCQSKARLDGKTVIITGANTGIGKETAIDLAKRGAIVVLACRDQKRGEAALDEIKERSGSSKIVLKLLDLASLVSIKEFAESFLKEYAALHILINNAGVMWCPYMKTKDGFEMQIGVNHFGHFALTNLLLERLKESAPSRIVNLSSMGHLMGTMNFDDINSQKSYSSYGAYYQSKLANILFTKEIHRKLVDTGVTAYAVHPGGVDTELSRHIGLIKVFVTLAGKYMFLKTPEYGAQTSIYCAVEEGLEKRSGNYFQDCHEQESNKESYDEGIAKKLWEVSEDLTKVKFPF, encoded by the coding sequence atggatACCTGCTGCATTTGGACGTATGTTGGAATTGCTGCCCTGTGTCTGATTTTGTATGCACTTCGTAAATACTTTCTTGGTCCAAAATGCCAAAGCAAAGCTCGACTTGATGGCAAAACGGTTATCATTACTGGAGCTAATACTGGAATTGGTAAAGAAACGGCAATTGATCTGGCGAAACGTGGAGCCATTGTTGTTTTAGCATGCCGTGATCAAAAAAGGGGAGAAGCAGCATTGGATGAAATCAAAGAACGCTCTGGAAGCTCCAAGATTGTTTTGAAACTGTTAGACTTAGCTTCTTTGGTGTCGATTAAAGAATTTGCCGAATCGTTCTTGAAAGAATATGCAGCACTGCATATTCTTATCAACAATGCTGGTGTCATGTGGTGTCCGTATATGAAAACTAAAGATGGATTCGAAATGCAAATTGGGGTAAATCATTTTGGTCATTTTGCCTTGACCAATTTGTTACTTGAAAGACTAAAAGAGTCCGCGCCAAGTCGAATCGTTAATTTGTCTTCAATGGGTCATTTAATGGGAACGATGAATTTTGACGATATCAACTCCCAAAAGTCATACAGTTCGTACGGCGCATATTATCAGAGCAAACTCGCgaatattttgtttacaaaagagatcCATCGAAAGCTTGTTGACACAGGGGTTACAGCCTACGCTGTTCATCCTGGTGGCGTTGATACCGAACTGTCACGACATATAGGGTTAATAAAAGTATTCGTAACTCTTGCTGGCaagtatatgtttttaaaaactccCGAATACGGTGCACAAACAAGTATCTACTGTGCTGTTGAGGAAGGTTTGGAAAAGAGATCTGGAAATTATTTTCAGGATTGTCACGAGCAAGAATCTAACAAAGAAAGTTACGATGAGGGTATCGCGAAAAAATTGTGGGAAGTAAGCGAAGATTTGACCAAAGTAAAGTTTCCTTTCTAA
- the LOC130655267 gene encoding xaa-Arg dipeptidase-like, producing MGEKELYDEISKTIDNRASDLNHISQEIWKNPELGYEEFAAHELLTTFLEKEGFNVSKKTPLETSFIARYGNSEGLKIGILCEYDALPGVGHACGHNLIAEAGIGAALGLKAVLKLKPDLKAELIVFGTPAEEGGGGKVKMIADGCFDETDFCMMSHPTPYELPDPYWLARIQLTVVFNGKASHAAAAPWEGINALDAAVACYNSVSMLRQQTKTTCRVHCVITDGGQKPNIIPERAAMNFYIRGLTDKDTDELEAKVRKCAEGAALATGCTVKLTNDDPKYSAVKTNPTLINLYVKHAKELGVEFNDDEYRTKLLASTDMGNVSQIKPSIHPLFKIKSEGPNHTHQFTTAAGHENNQLATLKSAKSMAMAALDVICKPSLMEDIKKEFQAS from the exons ATGGGAGAGAAAGAATTATACGACGAGATTTCTAAGACCATCGACAACAGAGCGTCTGACTTAAATCATATTAGTCAGGAAATTTGGAAAAATCCTGAACTTGGATATGAAGAATTTGCAGCTCATGAATTACTAACAACATTTTTGGAGAAAGAAGGATTTAATGTTTCAAAGAAAACACCAttggaaacttcttttattgcaaGATATGGAAATTCAGAAGGTTTAAAAATTGGTATTTTATGTGAGTATGATGCATTACCTGGAGTGGGTCATGCTTGTGGACATAATTTGATTGCAGAAGCTGGTATTGGTGCAGCATTAG GTTTAAAGGCAGTATTGAAACTCAAACCGGACTTAAAAGCAGAATTGATCGTATTTGGAACACCTGCTGAGGAGGGTGGTGGCGGGAAAGTGAAAATGATTGCTGATGGTTGTTTTGATGAAACTGATTTCTGCATGATGTCTCACCCTACTCCGTACGAACTACCAGATCCATATTGGTTGGCAAGAATACAATTGACGGTGGTTTTTAACG GTAAAGCATCTCATGCAGCTGCTGCACCATGGGAAGGCATCAATGCATTGGATGCTGCTGTTGCATGTTACAACAGCGTCAGTATGCTGCGCCAACAGACTAAGACTACTTGCCGTGTCCACTGTGTGATCACGGATGGTGGGCAGAAACCCAATATAATCCCTGAAAGAGCTGCAATGAATTTTTACATTCGAGGTCTCACAGACAAAGATACTGATGAGTTGGAAGCAAAAGTGAGGAAATGTGCGGAAGGAGCCGCATTGGCGACAG GATGTACAGTGAAATTAACAAATGATGACCCTAAATATTCGGCTGTGAAAACTAACCCAACACTGATCAACCTTTACGTGAAACACGCCAAAGAGCTAGGCGTGGAATTCAATGACGATGAATACCGTACCAAGCTACTCGCTAGTACAGATATGGGGAATGTTTCTCAAATCAAGCCTTCCATTCATCCTTTGTTCAAAATAAAATCCGAAGGCCCAAACCACACTCATCAATTTACTACCGCAGCAGGACACGAGAATAACCAACTTGCTACATTAAAATCTGCTAAAAGTATGGCAATGGCAGCGCTAGATGTAATTTGTAAACCTTCCTTGATGGAGGATATAAAGAAAGAATTCCAAGCGTCTTGA